A section of the Nitrospirota bacterium genome encodes:
- a CDS encoding sulfite exporter TauE/SafE family protein has protein sequence MNFFIGLIAGLFGGLVGLGGGVIMIPLMVGIRKLTQHKAHGTSLVALVFTGIAGAITYFMKGSVDMAAAALLAVTAVFTARAGAQYAHALPEWKLKRSFGAFLIFVSLLLLIKPYLPGLVLSTAGWYKAAILLLTGVFTGFLSGMMGVGGGTIMVPAMVLLAGMGQHVSQGTSLLAMVPAGAAGAYTHGKLGNVQGSLLAGLIPGILLGTYLGGTLAHGLPEAALRIIFAAVLIWTGVRYLRAKAPAEKK, from the coding sequence ATGAATTTTTTTATCGGTCTCATCGCAGGGCTGTTCGGCGGGCTGGTGGGCCTTGGCGGAGGCGTGATCATGATCCCTCTCATGGTCGGCATCAGGAAGCTCACCCAGCACAAGGCGCACGGCACCAGTCTGGTGGCACTGGTCTTCACCGGCATAGCAGGCGCCATAACCTACTTTATGAAGGGTTCTGTCGACATGGCTGCCGCTGCACTCCTTGCCGTTACGGCGGTTTTCACGGCGCGGGCCGGCGCTCAGTATGCACATGCGCTGCCTGAATGGAAACTGAAGCGCTCCTTCGGCGCATTTCTGATCTTCGTCTCTCTGCTTCTGCTCATTAAGCCGTATCTGCCCGGCCTTGTGCTTTCGACTGCCGGCTGGTACAAGGCCGCAATACTTCTTCTGACCGGCGTCTTTACCGGCTTCTTATCAGGTATGATGGGGGTCGGCGGCGGCACGATCATGGTGCCTGCAATGGTCCTGCTTGCAGGCATGGGGCAGCATGTCAGCCAGGGCACATCGCTTCTTGCCATGGTGCCGGCCGGCGCTGCAGGCGCATACACACACGGGAAGCTTGGGAATGTTCAGGGGTCGCTGCTTGCAGGTCTCATCCCCGGGATTCTTCTCGGCACGTACCTCGGCGGGACCCTTGCGCATGGACTGCCTGAGGCAGCCCTGCGGATTATTTTTGCTGCGGTCCTGATCTGGACGGGGGTCCGTTATCTCAGGGCAAAGGCTCCTGCAGAGAAAAAATAA
- a CDS encoding PilZ domain-containing protein, with translation MTPFDKKRRHRRFSVDFMDIKGNAVFVSEVVINDISITGVSLITDRKLEMGVEYSLRILDNGLDLLIRGTVIWCTENESAGTQGEHSHLKFAAGLRFDDLQQETVVSLITFIEAHLLDKHTHIKVHEMSGCRCNIRFHVDAKETAVLNVAETYRVKKLSLGGLLIESSHGLETDTRIYMGITLPEDMQLSFTGRVASCIVSPDTASCFEVGIEILDMPEPDRQKLKEFIRRLYLDDAGFSVDDIRPA, from the coding sequence ATGACACCATTTGACAAAAAGAGACGGCACAGGCGCTTCAGCGTAGATTTTATGGATATAAAGGGCAACGCTGTTTTTGTCAGCGAAGTCGTTATCAATGATATCAGTATCACCGGTGTTTCACTGATCACGGACCGAAAGCTGGAGATGGGAGTGGAATATTCTCTGAGGATCCTGGACAACGGACTGGACCTGCTAATCCGGGGGACCGTTATCTGGTGCACGGAGAATGAATCGGCAGGGACGCAGGGTGAGCACAGCCATCTGAAATTTGCTGCGGGCCTGCGATTCGACGATCTTCAGCAGGAGACTGTGGTAAGTCTGATCACCTTTATCGAGGCCCATCTCCTTGATAAGCATACGCATATTAAAGTGCATGAGATGAGCGGCTGCAGATGCAATATCAGGTTCCATGTGGATGCAAAGGAAACGGCTGTGCTGAATGTTGCCGAGACATACCGGGTAAAAAAACTGAGCCTTGGCGGCCTGCTTATCGAAAGCAGCCACGGCCTCGAGACTGACACGCGGATCTATATGGGGATAACTCTTCCTGAAGACATGCAGCTTTCGTTTACCGGAAGGGTTGCCTCCTGTATCGTATCTCCTGATACTGCTTCCTGCTTTGAGGTCGGCATTGAAATTCTCGACATGCCTGAGCCGGACAGACAGAAACTGAAGGAGTTTATCCGGCGGCTTTATCTTGACGATGCCGGCTTTTCGGTCGATGACATACGCCCGGCCTGA
- a CDS encoding YwbE family protein, with protein MDGTRRDTIKTGLNVAIVLKKDQRTGSLTRGVVKDILTKSPTHPHGIKVRLESGDVGRVKEILG; from the coding sequence ATGGACGGGACTAGACGCGATACGATTAAAACAGGGCTAAACGTTGCAATTGTCTTAAAGAAGGACCAGCGCACCGGGTCGCTTACCAGAGGGGTCGTCAAGGATATCCTGACGAAATCACCGACCCATCCGCATGGGATAAAGGTCCGTCTCGAAAGCGGTGACGTGGGGCGGGTTAAGGAGATACTGGGGTGA
- a CDS encoding DUF2157 domain-containing protein, producing MNDSEDPGWFLGKLRAEMGSWVEKGFISQEQRDRILFHYRAVSEVQTRAGSGRLITVVSVLGSVLVGLGIILFVASNWHAIPKAGKLALLFTTMIGMYSAGYYMRYTRQNYVKVGASLIFLGTMAFGANIYLIAQIYNISVHYPNGELLWVLGTLPLAYVLRLRTILTLALLNLLIWLGMEASFWLREPHYYSSVAAFIPLYLAAGLTLTAVGLAHRGSERFSYYHGPYLWLGTFVTMFSWYIFTFGDMFRSDFSAPSLVMFYAGMLVIFAGSLAVAFLLDRQEKTKWFTAEAASLMFLAAVILFLLVNNPAIDESVQGAARHYGSAVKSGVVTVLSLSSNLLFAAAIIGMIVLGFARKAAFYVNVGLFFFVLDVIARYFDFFWKMLPRSLFFVVGGLLLIFGSLFLERKRKRVLASFSMKDDL from the coding sequence ATGAACGATAGCGAAGATCCTGGCTGGTTCCTCGGGAAGTTGCGGGCTGAAATGGGCTCATGGGTCGAGAAGGGTTTCATCAGCCAGGAGCAGAGGGACAGAATCCTTTTCCACTACCGTGCGGTTTCAGAAGTCCAGACCAGGGCGGGGTCAGGCAGACTGATAACCGTTGTCTCTGTCCTGGGTTCTGTTCTGGTCGGTCTCGGCATTATTCTTTTTGTTGCCTCAAACTGGCATGCCATTCCGAAGGCCGGCAAGCTTGCCCTTCTGTTTACCACCATGATTGGGATGTACAGCGCCGGGTATTACATGAGGTATACGAGGCAGAATTATGTAAAGGTCGGAGCATCTCTCATATTCCTCGGCACCATGGCGTTCGGCGCCAATATCTACCTGATAGCGCAGATCTATAATATAAGCGTCCATTATCCTAACGGTGAACTTCTCTGGGTGCTCGGCACGCTTCCGCTTGCCTATGTCCTGAGGCTCAGGACGATCCTGACCCTGGCGCTTCTCAACCTTCTCATCTGGCTCGGCATGGAAGCGAGTTTTTGGCTGCGGGAGCCCCATTACTATTCTTCAGTCGCAGCATTTATACCCCTTTATCTGGCAGCGGGTCTCACACTGACTGCGGTGGGGCTTGCGCATAGGGGTTCAGAGCGTTTTTCCTATTATCATGGCCCCTATCTCTGGCTTGGCACGTTTGTGACCATGTTCTCATGGTATATCTTCACCTTTGGCGACATGTTCAGGTCTGATTTCAGCGCTCCTTCGCTCGTGATGTTCTACGCAGGCATGCTCGTCATTTTTGCAGGCTCCCTTGCAGTCGCTTTCCTGTTAGACCGGCAGGAGAAGACAAAGTGGTTTACGGCTGAGGCTGCATCACTGATGTTCCTTGCGGCAGTGATACTGTTTCTGCTCGTAAATAATCCTGCGATTGATGAGTCTGTCCAGGGTGCGGCCAGACATTATGGCTCGGCCGTAAAGAGTGGTGTTGTCACTGTCCTCTCCCTGTCGTCCAACCTTCTGTTTGCTGCTGCGATCATCGGTATGATCGTGCTGGGGTTTGCCAGAAAGGCGGCCTTTTACGTCAATGTCGGCCTGTTCTTTTTTGTTCTGGATGTTATTGCGCGGTATTTTGATTTTTTCTGGAAGATGCTGCCGCGGTCACTCTTTTTTGTCGTTGGCGGTCTCCTGCTTATTTTCGGCAGTCTGTTCCTTGAGCGAAAGCGCAAGCGTGTGCTTGCGTCATTCAGCATGAAGGATGATCTGTGA
- a CDS encoding GDYXXLXY domain-containing protein, giving the protein MAKKFIAIVLMQAVLLVGIIAYRQYWVGTGEKVMLKTVPVDPWNMFRGDYMTLTYDISRINLTKLGIRDAYKRNDRFFALLQKQPDNTFEYSGISHQRPENGTFIQGRVTNVFDESRWMVKAAGDAGETKQFELRWFSGVNIGDRVLFCTHRWGQVDFQRFTEKYTPQCSREDESFSGALVESQEIKEKILSAEYGIESYFVEEGKGSIDALAKQQNTQPSQQPQPLVRGQSRLHVEAALRRDGKALISRIFIDNREVK; this is encoded by the coding sequence ATGGCAAAGAAATTCATCGCGATTGTGCTTATGCAGGCTGTCCTCCTCGTCGGGATCATTGCTTACCGTCAGTATTGGGTGGGCACCGGAGAAAAAGTTATGCTTAAGACAGTCCCGGTCGATCCATGGAATATGTTTCGCGGCGATTATATGACCCTGACCTATGACATTTCGCGGATCAACCTCACCAAACTTGGTATCCGGGATGCATATAAACGGAACGACAGGTTTTTTGCCCTTCTGCAGAAGCAGCCGGATAATACCTTCGAATATTCCGGCATATCTCATCAGAGACCGGAAAACGGGACCTTTATTCAGGGAAGGGTGACGAATGTTTTTGATGAGTCACGCTGGATGGTGAAGGCCGCAGGAGACGCCGGAGAGACTAAACAGTTCGAACTGAGATGGTTCTCCGGAGTCAATATTGGTGACAGGGTGCTTTTCTGCACTCACCGGTGGGGGCAGGTCGATTTTCAGCGCTTCACCGAAAAATATACTCCTCAATGCAGCAGGGAAGATGAGTCGTTCTCCGGTGCATTGGTGGAATCTCAGGAAATAAAAGAGAAGATCCTCAGCGCTGAATACGGCATTGAGAGTTACTTTGTCGAGGAGGGAAAGGGCAGCATTGATGCGCTTGCAAAGCAGCAGAATACTCAACCCTCTCAGCAGCCTCAGCCGTTGGTTAGAGGCCAAAGCAGACTTCATGTGGAGGCTGCCCTGCGCAGGGACGGCAAGGCGCTCATTTCGCGGATCTTCATCGATAACAGGGAGGTAAAGTAG
- a CDS encoding RNA-binding S4 domain-containing protein — protein MEEFALSNREYIELNNLLKVLGLCDTGGMAKAAIAEGLVRVNGIVELRKRCKLRKGDKVEFEGHEIIVS, from the coding sequence ATGGAAGAGTTCGCCCTGAGTAATCGGGAATATATCGAATTGAACAACCTCCTGAAGGTGCTTGGACTTTGCGATACCGGAGGTATGGCAAAAGCTGCCATTGCGGAAGGTCTGGTCAGGGTCAATGGCATCGTGGAATTGCGCAAGCGCTGCAAGCTGCGCAAAGGGGACAAGGTTGAATTCGAAGGTCATGAGATTATTGTTTCATGA
- a CDS encoding AAA family ATPase, whose protein sequence is MENLNVRDLLRIIRSGNNLIYVVTDKERSTEAVIVEAAADIKGAGSPFVWTCTEGVIREGNPCKETVEPLAAINFAMSQPGPAIFLFKDLSAFWGTNPFIIRKLKEFAAHSQSNTLIILGAEEAVPEQLQEDLVILYQGLPRIGEIREHLAVLRDHIPSLAQACAENPELEERLAVASQGLYLSDIERSNDTDKDQLGGMENLKLWLERREKVFGLDNISSGAMMPKGVLVMGISGCGKSLFVKVIAAQWRLPLIRLDMAILYGGSFGTPESSLRKAFRIAEAIAPCVLWIDEIEAGISSQGFKAEGGSASRVLGSFLTWMQEKKSPVFVAATANAIEMLPAEVLRKGRFDEIFYVGLPDEKAREEIYRIHMKKQNIDISGIDLSLMVSSPKRLSGAEIEQVVKSAVFEALAEKRPVVEQDFLVAFSRTVPLSVTMAEQIKSIEAWAYQRAVPASGKYH, encoded by the coding sequence ATGGAAAACCTGAACGTTCGGGACCTGCTGAGGATTATCAGATCTGGGAATAACCTGATTTATGTAGTTACCGACAAAGAGCGGAGCACAGAGGCAGTTATCGTTGAGGCCGCTGCAGATATTAAGGGCGCTGGGAGTCCGTTTGTATGGACCTGCACCGAAGGGGTCATCCGAGAGGGAAATCCCTGTAAAGAGACTGTAGAGCCTCTTGCTGCGATTAATTTTGCAATGTCGCAGCCGGGTCCTGCCATCTTTCTTTTCAAGGATCTTTCCGCATTTTGGGGAACTAATCCGTTTATTATCAGAAAACTGAAGGAATTTGCAGCTCACAGCCAGTCAAATACCCTGATCATCCTCGGCGCAGAAGAGGCTGTTCCTGAACAATTGCAGGAAGACCTCGTCATTCTTTACCAGGGACTTCCCCGAATTGGAGAGATAAGGGAGCACCTGGCTGTCTTGAGAGATCATATTCCTTCTCTGGCTCAGGCCTGTGCCGAAAATCCTGAATTGGAGGAAAGATTGGCAGTAGCCTCCCAAGGGCTCTATCTATCTGACATCGAACGCAGCAATGATACCGATAAAGACCAGTTAGGGGGGATGGAGAACCTCAAGCTTTGGCTGGAGCGCCGCGAAAAGGTGTTTGGCCTCGATAACATTTCTTCCGGCGCCATGATGCCGAAGGGGGTGCTGGTCATGGGGATATCGGGCTGCGGCAAGTCACTGTTTGTCAAGGTGATCGCTGCGCAGTGGCGTCTCCCTCTTATCCGTCTTGATATGGCGATTTTGTACGGAGGGTCATTCGGCACACCTGAGTCCAGCCTGCGTAAGGCATTCAGGATTGCGGAGGCGATCGCACCCTGCGTCCTCTGGATAGACGAGATCGAAGCCGGCATTTCATCACAGGGATTCAAGGCTGAAGGAGGTTCAGCGTCCCGGGTGCTGGGCTCGTTCCTGACATGGATGCAGGAAAAAAAGTCACCTGTTTTCGTCGCAGCTACCGCTAACGCAATCGAGATGCTTCCCGCAGAAGTCCTGCGCAAGGGACGCTTCGATGAGATATTTTATGTCGGGCTTCCGGATGAGAAGGCGCGCGAAGAGATATATCGCATCCATATGAAGAAACAGAATATCGATATTTCCGGGATTGATCTTTCGTTAATGGTATCGTCACCAAAGCGGCTTTCCGGGGCGGAGATTGAGCAGGTGGTCAAATCCGCGGTTTTCGAGGCCCTTGCAGAGAAACGTCCTGTAGTTGAACAGGATTTTCTGGTCGCTTTCAGCAGAACCGTACCTCTTTCGGTCACGATGGCCGAACAGATAAAAAGCATTGAAGCCTGGGCCTATCAACGCGCAGTACCTGCATCGGGAAAATACCATTAA
- a CDS encoding glycosyltransferase family 2 protein encodes MNKPICCIIPAFNEEKRIGDVIAGVRGMIADIIVVDDGSEDATEAVAKRSGAHVIRHDRNCGKGMALRTGISHALKQGYAAVITIDGDGQHAPAEIATFLAAFAADKGDIIIGTRLWDRAAIPLYRYIPNQIGIFCISKAAGCRIEDTQSGFRLYRREVLETVQIETTGFETETELLIKAGKAGFRICCVPVSAIYHRDYTTNFRPVRDFYRISILFLKLTIFGGAK; translated from the coding sequence ATGAACAAACCAATCTGCTGTATAATCCCGGCCTTTAACGAAGAAAAGAGAATCGGTGACGTGATCGCAGGCGTTCGGGGGATGATCGCCGACATCATTGTGGTTGACGACGGATCAGAAGATGCCACTGAAGCGGTGGCGAAAAGATCAGGCGCTCATGTCATCAGACATGACAGGAACTGCGGCAAAGGCATGGCGCTCAGGACCGGGATCAGCCATGCACTCAAACAGGGTTATGCTGCAGTTATAACGATTGACGGCGACGGCCAGCATGCACCTGCCGAAATTGCAACGTTTCTTGCGGCATTTGCGGCCGATAAAGGTGATATAATAATAGGAACAAGGCTCTGGGATCGGGCGGCAATACCGCTTTATCGCTATATCCCGAACCAGATCGGCATATTCTGCATATCAAAGGCGGCAGGCTGCAGGATCGAGGATACGCAGTCAGGCTTCCGCCTTTACCGGAGGGAGGTGCTGGAGACGGTGCAGATCGAGACGACCGGCTTTGAGACAGAAACTGAGCTACTGATCAAGGCGGGGAAGGCAGGGTTCAGGATATGTTGCGTGCCGGTATCGGCGATCTATCACCGCGATTATACGACTAACTTCCGGCCGGTCCGGGACTTTTACCGGATCAGCATTCTCTTTTTGAAATTAACCATCTTCGGAGGTGCGAAATGA
- a CDS encoding MMPL family transporter, which produces MQDKLPFIRALAKRFPLITVLASAIAVLASVGIILGAKFNTDVTRLIPAHAPETSLYFDLAEKTGGMDKSYIVFSSDRVMDHAAQIDAIGQEIGSSPMVTKVSWKISEETKTFLREIYARKAPLLLSPAEMEEFVRKLSPEGMEHELEKTRQRLQLPGGQQDLAMHDPLNFFELFLPHMRFSSESFDPGSGYFLTPDKKNLIMILTPAGSPRDIAFSEKFIKSMESLLEKYRDRGLTAEITGSHAITLHEASAMKREIVMNTVSSFASVMLVFLLFFRSLKGLLYVMFPVVTAMIITLGITLLFSDYLSEVTGAFAGMLAGLSDDLGIVLYVRYLIIKEEGINPVEHMDRTITSVYRSITTGTLTTTIIFFPMLFSSFRGIRELGLLTGIGMLLCWLFLFTLASLTIKPSSGRFIEIPALKDLAVFSYRRPFVVIGAVVCSSLVALLFIPRIQFLGDITKLGTDDNRPRQAFERLKDTFIREQGVFITDTSMEMQSALVRSVEIKEALAKDFEHIMAAGDILPPEARQKKNLAALASLDPGKVIRDFKKTASDKGFDIPGFLSFTEALETMLRNREMITLTDVKPVNDLLERLLINRDDQWQIIVSGTLRDGVTLSALDGYKHTGPAFIRQELFSILKKDMTLIGIIGLVMVNIILYLDFRKVYHVLLCQVPVVISILCTLGIMGLTGISLNFMNAIVFVLLFGIGTDYTVHLLHQYHADRDIGSTFLQTGKAVLVAGLTTVAGIGTIGFSTYKGLATMGQVAAIGITLCVFLSFTLVPSLLGVQKARERQ; this is translated from the coding sequence ATGCAGGATAAGCTCCCTTTCATACGGGCTCTTGCCAAGAGGTTCCCCCTTATCACGGTCCTGGCATCGGCCATCGCCGTGCTGGCGTCGGTCGGCATAATTCTCGGCGCAAAATTTAATACCGATGTCACGCGCCTGATTCCTGCCCATGCTCCGGAAACCTCTCTCTACTTCGATCTTGCAGAAAAGACCGGCGGCATGGACAAGTCCTATATCGTATTCAGTTCCGACAGGGTAATGGACCATGCCGCACAGATCGATGCGATCGGCCAGGAGATAGGATCGTCCCCCATGGTCACGAAGGTCTCCTGGAAGATATCCGAAGAAACAAAAACATTTCTGAGGGAGATCTATGCAAGGAAAGCCCCCCTTCTTCTCTCTCCGGCAGAGATGGAAGAGTTCGTCAGGAAACTCAGCCCCGAGGGCATGGAACATGAACTCGAAAAGACCCGGCAGAGACTCCAGCTGCCCGGCGGCCAGCAGGACCTGGCAATGCACGATCCCCTGAACTTTTTCGAACTGTTCCTGCCTCACATGCGCTTCTCTTCGGAGTCCTTTGATCCGGGTTCAGGCTATTTCCTGACCCCCGACAAAAAAAATCTGATCATGATCCTCACGCCGGCCGGCTCGCCGCGCGATATTGCGTTTTCAGAAAAATTCATCAAAAGCATGGAATCCCTGCTCGAAAAATACAGGGACAGGGGCCTTACTGCGGAAATAACCGGCAGCCATGCCATCACGCTCCATGAAGCCTCCGCCATGAAGAGGGAAATCGTGATGAACACGGTCTCCTCTTTCGCAAGCGTAATGCTGGTATTTCTCCTGTTTTTCAGGTCGCTGAAGGGACTGCTCTACGTGATGTTCCCCGTCGTAACCGCGATGATTATAACCCTTGGCATAACGCTCCTTTTCTCCGATTATCTTTCGGAGGTGACCGGCGCATTTGCCGGTATGCTGGCAGGACTGAGCGACGATCTCGGCATTGTGCTCTATGTCAGATACCTTATTATCAAGGAGGAGGGAATAAACCCTGTGGAGCATATGGACAGGACCATCACGTCCGTGTACCGCAGTATAACAACGGGAACGCTTACCACCACAATCATTTTTTTCCCGATGCTCTTTTCATCCTTCAGGGGGATTCGCGAACTCGGCCTGCTGACCGGCATTGGCATGCTTCTGTGCTGGCTCTTCCTTTTCACGCTGGCGTCGCTCACCATAAAGCCCTCATCCGGAAGATTTATTGAGATACCGGCACTCAAAGATCTGGCTGTTTTTTCCTACCGGAGGCCTTTCGTTGTGATCGGAGCCGTTGTCTGCTCGTCGCTTGTCGCGCTTCTCTTTATTCCCCGTATCCAGTTTCTGGGTGATATTACGAAACTCGGCACTGATGACAACCGGCCGCGCCAGGCATTTGAGCGCCTCAAAGATACATTCATCCGGGAACAGGGCGTCTTTATCACAGACACGTCCATGGAAATGCAGTCAGCCCTGGTAAGAAGTGTTGAGATCAAGGAAGCCCTTGCAAAGGATTTTGAGCATATCATGGCAGCAGGAGATATTCTGCCGCCTGAAGCAAGACAGAAGAAAAACCTTGCAGCCCTTGCCTCTCTTGATCCCGGAAAAGTCATTCGTGATTTCAAAAAGACCGCTTCAGACAAGGGGTTCGATATCCCGGGGTTTCTCAGCTTCACGGAAGCCCTGGAGACGATGCTGCGCAACAGGGAGATGATAACCCTCACGGATGTCAAGCCGGTCAACGATCTGCTAGAAAGACTCCTGATCAACAGAGACGATCAGTGGCAGATTATCGTATCCGGCACGCTCAGAGACGGTGTAACCCTGTCAGCGCTTGACGGGTACAAACATACCGGACCGGCCTTCATACGACAGGAGCTCTTCTCGATCCTGAAGAAGGATATGACGCTCATCGGCATCATCGGCTTGGTAATGGTAAATATCATCCTGTATCTTGATTTCAGAAAGGTCTATCACGTGCTGCTCTGCCAGGTGCCGGTCGTCATCAGCATCCTCTGTACGCTCGGCATTATGGGTCTGACAGGCATAAGTCTGAACTTCATGAATGCAATCGTCTTTGTGCTTCTCTTCGGCATCGGCACAGACTATACGGTTCACCTCCTGCATCAGTATCATGCTGACCGTGACATCGGCTCAACCTTTCTCCAGACCGGTAAGGCTGTGCTCGTAGCAGGACTTACGACCGTGGCGGGAATCGGGACGATCGGCTTTTCGACGTACAAGGGACTTGCGACCATGGGGCAGGTGGCGGCCATTGGCATAACCCTCTGCGTCTTCCTCTCTTTTACCCTCGTGCCGTCCCTCCTGGGAGTTCAAAAAGCTAGGGAGCGGCAATGA
- a CDS encoding acyl carrier protein, with product MEKAALVEELKALIIKNLKLEDIAPGEIDPSAPLFGSGLGLDSIDALELVVGLEKTYGIRIPDEDVGKEAFASVNALADYVIKSRT from the coding sequence ATGGAGAAAGCAGCACTTGTTGAAGAACTCAAAGCGCTGATCATAAAGAATCTGAAGCTTGAGGATATAGCGCCGGGAGAGATCGATCCGTCCGCACCCCTTTTTGGCAGCGGTCTGGGCCTGGACTCGATCGATGCGCTGGAACTGGTCGTCGGACTCGAAAAGACCTACGGCATCAGGATCCCTGACGAAGATGTCGGCAAGGAGGCCTTCGCATCAGTCAATGCCCTGGCCGACTACGTGATAAAGAGCAGAACCTAG
- the fabG gene encoding 3-oxoacyl-[acyl-carrier-protein] reductase has translation MSDLVALVTGGTKGIGRAIARSLGGKGIRVYMNFASDTEAAETALSELTAEGSSAAIMKADVSDQQQVIAMIETIAQKEGRLDILVNNAGIIRDGLLMLMPDKNWHKVIEVNLNSVYYCSKSVLRPMISSRWGRIINIISPSALMGRAGQTNYAASKGGVLSFTRSLAREVGRYGITVNAVSPGVIATELTKDMDDKIRKEFISMIPAGRFGKPEEVAHAVSFLASDEAGYITGEYISVDGGLT, from the coding sequence ATGTCAGACCTCGTAGCACTCGTCACCGGCGGAACAAAAGGGATCGGCAGGGCAATTGCCCGCTCCCTTGGAGGCAAAGGCATTCGGGTCTATATGAACTTTGCCTCAGATACAGAGGCCGCTGAAACAGCGCTCAGTGAGCTGACGGCAGAAGGCAGCTCCGCGGCAATCATGAAGGCTGACGTCTCTGATCAGCAACAGGTGATTGCCATGATTGAAACGATCGCGCAGAAAGAAGGCAGGCTCGATATCCTGGTGAACAATGCAGGCATCATCAGGGACGGGCTTCTCATGCTCATGCCGGACAAAAATTGGCACAAAGTCATCGAGGTGAACCTCAACAGCGTGTATTACTGTTCAAAGTCTGTGCTGAGGCCCATGATCAGCAGCAGATGGGGAAGGATCATCAATATCATTTCACCGAGCGCTCTCATGGGCAGGGCAGGACAGACAAACTATGCGGCGTCAAAGGGAGGCGTGCTCAGCTTCACCAGGTCTTTGGCGCGCGAGGTCGGGCGATACGGCATCACGGTGAACGCTGTTTCTCCGGGCGTAATCGCGACAGAACTGACCAAAGACATGGACGACAAGATAAGGAAAGAGTTTATCTCCATGATTCCTGCAGGCAGGTTCGGAAAACCCGAAGAAGTGGCACATGCAGTTTCATTTCTTGCATCGGATGAGGCAGGATATATTACCGGTGAATATATATCAGTTGACGGAGGACTTACCTGA
- a CDS encoding ACP S-malonyltransferase, with the protein MKSAAIFPGQGSEYPGMLSCLRKSPAADEVFGRINHVAERDILEAAQHLADYGTIDPVVSQLAVFGASASYWQMLGRMEDFQCVAGHSLGFYAAVYASGAVSLEDSAAIILKVQQAIEAVSGNTSGLMASIMGLRTEQVEEICMLLDDVYVSNVNSITQTVISGSKDAVQSACSMALEDGALSVKELAISYPLHSPLMSGIEDVIRNAIAPFEITDPKVPVMSHIDGSVLDSQGIARVISTQLTRKVLWRDTVKAIRQKGINRFVEVGPSDVLSKLVRWTERDAETYRAEELIVCQTS; encoded by the coding sequence TTGAAATCAGCGGCAATCTTTCCCGGGCAGGGGTCTGAATACCCAGGTATGCTCTCCTGCCTCAGAAAGTCCCCGGCAGCAGATGAGGTCTTCGGCAGGATCAATCATGTTGCCGAAAGAGATATCCTTGAGGCTGCGCAGCATCTTGCGGACTATGGGACCATTGATCCTGTGGTCTCCCAGCTCGCGGTCTTTGGGGCAAGCGCCTCGTACTGGCAGATGCTCGGCAGAATGGAAGACTTTCAATGCGTTGCAGGCCACAGCCTCGGGTTCTATGCAGCAGTCTATGCCTCAGGCGCTGTTTCGCTTGAGGACTCTGCAGCCATTATCCTGAAGGTGCAGCAGGCCATTGAAGCAGTCTCCGGCAATACCTCAGGGCTTATGGCATCGATCATGGGGCTCAGGACAGAGCAGGTGGAAGAGATCTGCATGCTGCTTGATGATGTCTACGTTTCTAATGTTAATTCCATAACCCAGACGGTCATTTCAGGCTCGAAAGATGCCGTTCAGTCGGCATGCAGCATGGCCCTTGAAGACGGCGCCCTGTCAGTAAAAGAGCTGGCCATATCCTATCCCCTGCACAGCCCTCTTATGAGCGGTATCGAAGACGTAATCAGGAACGCTATAGCGCCGTTTGAAATAACAGACCCAAAGGTCCCTGTCATGAGCCACATCGACGGCAGCGTATTGGACTCACAAGGCATTGCCCGCGTCATTTCAACGCAGCTCACGAGGAAAGTGCTCTGGAGAGATACGGTGAAAGCCATCCGGCAGAAAGGCATAAACCGTTTTGTCGAGGTCGGGCCGTCTGACGTCCTGTCAAAATTGGTAAGATGGACAGAACGTGATGCTGAAACATACAGGGCAGAGGAACTGATAGTATGTCAGACCTCGTAG